The following proteins are encoded in a genomic region of Burkholderia gladioli:
- a CDS encoding FUSC family protein — protein MLRHLHHRVRHLVVARLRSLNVLAGAWSRRRPLWMVSFAVNDASLSEGLRAACASTAMLVIGNLLHEPDFAWAAIGAFWTCLADAAGSNRTRFASMASFAVLSTICGGVTAFASGVGTLAALAAVLVFTSLGALGRIWGAATAQVSILAATACVVMADRPMHDWRAGLAFLGVYFGGCVFAIVLSLTVWRIHPFAQSRGAVRGIYVRLADIALDASRLLADPAPGQRAWELHASKYRSDARAALEAARRTLARMPVARTDRRESYANLLIALAEGERWFAHLIAVAGVCQRGRQTLRDPARAARVLAGIAELLHRTGDAIDAAPWERPDMLQRRLRRFARGLDAALGESMTMALQLEPDPADVAPTPRRQLTWTRSLRGVLARSWASLRANLSWQSIGLRHAARVGVATTLGFLVVRLLGVPFGYWTTMATLLILQPSIAGTWPRSVERAAGSIIGGLLAAAIGLTVHSPIGISLVVFPLVCATMALRPVSYSLFVLFLTPTFVLVADFATPAANELGYALTRLGNNVLGCAIALAATFLLWPTREQIDIRGQLAAAIAANLRYLVDAIEAPGRANREAERLRREAGLASNNAEEAFNRIRLERLDDSRFDTAASTVLGLLRRMAGTAAHLRASVHGPRMEIDLVEWVATASEDIDAMLSSGRVPPRRALPPREKLAQLEMDAVGQIALLQRLIGDLQHDDGPLARRSVMAARRAG, from the coding sequence ATGCTTCGCCATCTACACCATCGCGTCCGGCACCTGGTCGTCGCGCGCCTGAGAAGTCTCAACGTGCTCGCGGGCGCCTGGTCGCGTCGCCGGCCGTTGTGGATGGTGTCCTTCGCCGTCAACGACGCGAGCCTGTCCGAAGGGCTGCGCGCCGCCTGCGCCTCGACGGCGATGCTGGTGATCGGTAACCTCCTGCACGAGCCCGATTTCGCCTGGGCGGCGATCGGCGCGTTCTGGACCTGCTTGGCCGATGCGGCCGGCTCCAACCGCACGCGCTTCGCCTCGATGGCGAGCTTCGCGGTGCTCTCGACCATCTGCGGCGGCGTGACCGCCTTCGCCTCCGGCGTCGGCACCCTGGCCGCGCTGGCGGCGGTGCTGGTGTTCACCTCGCTGGGCGCGCTCGGGCGGATCTGGGGCGCGGCCACCGCGCAGGTCTCGATCCTGGCTGCTACCGCCTGCGTGGTGATGGCCGACCGGCCGATGCACGACTGGCGCGCGGGCCTGGCCTTCCTCGGCGTCTATTTCGGCGGTTGCGTGTTCGCGATCGTGCTGAGCCTGACGGTCTGGCGCATCCACCCGTTCGCGCAGAGCCGCGGCGCGGTGCGCGGCATCTATGTGCGGCTGGCCGACATCGCGCTGGACGCCTCCCGCCTGCTGGCCGACCCGGCCCCGGGCCAGCGCGCCTGGGAGTTGCATGCCAGCAAGTACCGCTCGGACGCGCGCGCCGCGCTGGAGGCCGCGCGCCGCACGCTGGCGCGCATGCCGGTGGCCAGGACCGACCGCCGCGAATCCTATGCGAACCTGCTGATCGCGCTGGCCGAGGGCGAGCGCTGGTTCGCGCACCTGATCGCGGTGGCGGGCGTCTGCCAGCGCGGCCGGCAGACCTTGCGCGATCCGGCGCGCGCCGCGCGCGTGCTGGCCGGCATCGCCGAGCTGCTGCATCGCACCGGCGACGCGATCGACGCGGCGCCCTGGGAGCGGCCCGACATGCTGCAGCGGCGCCTGCGCCGCTTCGCGCGCGGGCTCGACGCCGCGCTCGGCGAATCGATGACGATGGCCCTGCAACTGGAGCCCGATCCCGCCGACGTGGCACCCACGCCGCGCCGCCAACTGACCTGGACGCGCAGCCTGCGCGGCGTGCTGGCGAGGTCCTGGGCGAGCTTGCGCGCCAACCTGTCGTGGCAGTCGATCGGCCTGCGCCACGCCGCGCGGGTGGGCGTGGCGACCACGCTCGGCTTCCTGGTGGTGCGCCTGCTCGGCGTGCCCTTCGGCTACTGGACCACCATGGCGACCCTGCTGATCCTGCAGCCCTCGATCGCCGGCACCTGGCCGCGCAGCGTCGAGCGGGCGGCCGGCAGCATCATCGGCGGCCTGCTGGCCGCCGCGATCGGGCTGACGGTGCATTCGCCGATCGGCATCTCGCTGGTGGTGTTTCCGCTGGTCTGCGCGACCATGGCGCTGCGGCCGGTCAGCTACAGCCTGTTCGTGCTGTTCCTCACGCCGACCTTCGTGCTGGTGGCCGACTTCGCCACCCCGGCCGCCAACGAGCTCGGTTATGCGCTGACGCGACTCGGCAACAACGTGCTCGGCTGCGCGATCGCGCTGGCCGCGACCTTCCTGCTGTGGCCGACCCGCGAGCAGATCGATATCCGTGGCCAGCTCGCCGCGGCGATCGCGGCCAACCTGCGCTACCTGGTCGATGCGATCGAGGCGCCGGGGCGCGCCAATCGCGAGGCCGAGCGCCTGCGCCGCGAGGCGGGGCTGGCCAGCAACAACGCCGAGGAAGCCTTCAACCGGATCCGCCTCGAACGGCTCGACGATTCGCGCTTCGATACGGCCGCCTCCACCGTGCTGGGGCTGCTGCGCCGGATGGCCGGCACCGCCGCGCATCTGCGCGCGAGCGTGCATGGGCCGCGCATGGAGATCGACCTGGTGGAATGGGTGGCCACGGCGAGCGAGGATATCGACGCGATGCTGTCCTCGGGACGCGTGCCGCCGCGTCGCGCCTTGCCGCCGCGCGAGAAGCTCGCGCAACTGGAGATGGATGCGGTGGGGCAGATCGCCTTGCTGCAGCGCTTGATCGGCGACCTGCAGCACGACGACGGGCCGCTCGCGCGGCGCAGCGTGATGGCGGCGCGACGTGCTGGCTGA
- a CDS encoding membrane protein, whose protein sequence is MKRTLIATLLAAFGIALSGGAANAQVVNVQVGGPRVVEGWHGDRYWDGHRYWQRQEWMEHHRHDRPHCPPGHWGHNECR, encoded by the coding sequence ATGAAACGCACCCTGATCGCCACGCTGCTGGCCGCCTTCGGTATCGCCCTGTCGGGCGGCGCCGCCAACGCACAAGTCGTCAACGTCCAGGTCGGCGGCCCGCGGGTAGTGGAGGGATGGCATGGCGACCGTTACTGGGATGGCCATCGCTACTGGCAGCGCCAGGAATGGATGGAGCATCATCGCCATGACCGCCCGCACTGCCCGCCGGGACACTGGGGGCACAACGAGTGCCGATAA
- a CDS encoding TIGR00730 family Rossman fold protein, whose protein sequence is MNKRKVIPSLRSLADQERATAKKARASWQMFTIMAEFIEATEYLSEIRPAVSIYGSARLKADSPHYQLTVEIARKLSDAGFAVISGGGPGIMEAANKGAHAGKAPSVGLNIELPHEQSGNNYQDISLRFRHFFTRKVTFVKNSDAVVVMPGGFGTLDELSEVLTLIQTKKSRLVPIILVGTSFWQGLLQWFRDQLIPMGLINPDDMNLMQVIDDPDQVLEAVLAFYEDTGEEGGTPEEPQRAQDDRHDDDRMFYL, encoded by the coding sequence ATGAATAAGAGAAAAGTGATTCCGAGCTTGCGTTCGCTCGCAGATCAAGAACGCGCGACAGCAAAGAAAGCCCGCGCTTCGTGGCAGATGTTCACGATTATGGCAGAGTTTATCGAGGCCACCGAGTACCTGTCCGAGATCCGCCCGGCCGTCAGCATCTACGGTTCGGCGCGCCTGAAAGCCGATTCCCCGCACTACCAGCTCACCGTGGAAATCGCCCGCAAGCTGTCCGACGCGGGCTTCGCGGTGATCTCCGGCGGCGGCCCCGGCATCATGGAAGCGGCCAACAAGGGCGCGCATGCCGGCAAGGCGCCGTCGGTGGGCCTGAACATCGAGCTGCCGCACGAGCAATCGGGCAACAACTACCAGGACATCTCGCTGCGCTTCCGCCATTTCTTCACGCGCAAGGTCACCTTCGTGAAGAATTCCGACGCGGTGGTGGTGATGCCGGGCGGCTTCGGCACGCTCGACGAACTGTCCGAAGTGCTGACCCTGATCCAGACCAAGAAATCGCGCCTGGTGCCGATCATCCTGGTCGGCACCAGCTTCTGGCAGGGCCTGCTGCAGTGGTTCCGCGACCAGTTGATCCCGATGGGCCTGATCAATCCGGACGACATGAACCTGATGCAGGTGATCGACGATCCGGACCAGGTGCTCGAGGCGGTGCTCGCGTTCTACGAGGACACCGGCGAGGAAGGCGGCACGCCCGAGGAGCCGCAGCGCGCGCAAGACGACCGCCACGACGACGACCGGATGTTCTATCTGTAG